A region of the Candidatus Komeilibacteria bacterium CG_4_10_14_0_2_um_filter_37_10 genome:
CTACTTTCTTTGACGATACCAATCACTGTTTCATTATTAGGAAATTTGGATTGGGGTGTAGTAGCTGGCGGTTATTTAGGTTCGTTGTTTTTAGGAGCTGCCTATTTAGCGCTGGGTATGTTTATTTCATCTTTAAGTAAAAATCAAATCATCTCTTTATTGGTGGCCATTGTAGCTAATTTCTTTTTTTATATTATTGGCAGTAGTTACGTAGTTGATTTGTTTGGTACAGGCCTGGCTAGTGTTTTGAGTTATCTTGGCCTCAGCTCTCATTTTGGTAATATTACCAAAGGAGTTATTGATAGCCGTGATTTAGTTTACTACCTATCTTTTATCGGTTTCTTCCTTTTCTTAAATATTAAATCCTTAGCTTCCAGACATTGGAAATAATCATATGAATATTAATAAGAAAAGATTTTATCAGCTAAACCATCGCGCTCAGATATTTATTGTCTTGGTGGTTTTGGTCGCTTTAAATATTGTATCCTCCCTATTTTATCAACGCCTTGATTTAACTGCTGAACAACAGTTTTCCTTATCGCCAACTA
Encoded here:
- a CDS encoding ABC transporter permease, with protein sequence LLSLTIPITVSLLGNLDWGVVAGGYLGSLFLGAAYLALGMFISSLSKNQIISLLVAIVANFFFYIIGSSYVVDLFGTGLASVLSYLGLSSHFGNITKGVIDSRDLVYYLSFIGFFLFLNIKSLASRHWK